Genomic window (Phaeodactylum tricornutum CCAP 1055/1 chromosome 3, complete sequence):
atacggtttccctagatgaaacTTGTCAAgagatactgttggcaccatccgaactcgatggtttggcgatcacataggtgatccaatcatctcgacaaaactatgtcaatggttcgatagccagtacattggctacggggtttctacgttcgtatattctgtttccaacacaaaaggtttcattttggaatctatattttagtctcacaatctcaatctaaaaaaacctaccaattaaaacaatcggagcctctacgaggctttccccccaacttctactctttcgtcgtattctacaaatacacttgtaagcaggtagaattATATCACTaagactgaaaatagttagcacattctgcatccaacacaggaGAAACATTGAGTTCTGGTTGATAAGTTGAAGACCTAGGTgacgtaatctttgtagataaacgttttccaatttcatccaaatctttttcaacatttgcaactgcctgttGCACATAATTCAtagaactcattgaccattgCTGTTTTGATGGATTATCAGGAAGCGAAAAACATCCAAGATctgctcccaaatatacctctGGCGTCTTAATCAATTTGGGCTTGAGCTTGAAATGCATACCGATtgaatccagaatcttcttcggatccatactgatacataggaaatcatcggtataaataagcacataccAGTTTAGGTGCGATTTAGGGCGGTAACACGTAGAACCGGTGCATATTTCTacgtgattttgaaacccAAGCGGCTCATTATTGCACCAAGCCTTTTTTCCTGTTACAAGAAAAAAATGTGCCTCCATAATTGCTAGTTAAATTCTTACAGAAGTTAGCATATTGGATGTAAACCAACAATCCATAGTATGGAGAACCACATTTCAATGATAAGGTATCATTCCATTAATAGAACAGCATATGTTGTACTGTGTTGCTTCCTACCTTATGTCTTTTACCTAAATTGCGCATTGCCTTGTGACTCTTTTGTGTACCAATTGTGGATGTTTTTCTCAATTGCTTCAATGGTTGCTGGTGACATGTGTTGAATTGCTGCAACTGTCACTTTACCAATGCATTTTTGGCGTAGTTTTGTTGGCTTGCTCCAGCTGCAAACAACTTGCAAATGCCCCCTGAACCAAATTATGAATCTTTGGGGATTCTTACAAGGGGCCCACGCTTTGTTGGAGATACTGCTTATTGAGAAGTGGCTGCTTTCATACCTTCTCTCTCTTTGTTTGTCTGTAGGACAACCATGGTCTCATCATATTCCTTTTGTTTGTATCTTCTCCATAGTTTGATAGTGTTCTGTTCAGTGTAGGTTGCACTGGTTCCTATGCTTGCCTTCATACTCATAGCCCTctttcgagagcttgctcGCGTTTGCATGCCTTTTCTTGCCTACAAATACTGGGAGTAGTCTTTTCAAGTGTAGAAAGTGATGCCATTGCAGGCACAGTGATGATAGAAGGCACTGGTGGTTTGGATGGGGTTGTAAATGTGTTTGCAGCAAGGCGACGGACGCGCATCTGGATGACACGGTCCTTTCTCTCGGTTTCGTTAAAATTTTCAAACGCCATGGTATATGGTAGGTTTGCCGTTCCCTCAGAAGCATTCAAATAATATTTTCGTCAATAGTATACTTTCAATCCGGGATGCCTGACATTGTGAAAGCTTATTTTAATAGTCTTGGGCTGTTCTAGATTTTGTCTTTGACTTCAAACTGGCTTGTAACAGTGACCTGCCGAAAATAGCAGGAAAAATAAAAGGAACTGAAATAGCCTTTCGTACACTTAATTGTATATATCTCACGGAAAACGAAATCAATCACCGAAAACGTTTTTATAGTGTTTAACTGGCATTCTCATGCTATAAAATTGTTTATCGCAAATGTTTCTACCTTGCCTAAAGAGTTGTTTAACATTGACAAAGCATAGGGTCTCTGACGAAGAAAAATAGGCAACATAACCTGTTACAAAACGGCGGCTCATAATCGCACCTAAACTGGTACTCATAATAATTTGTACCATTGTGTTTCTTAGCTGGTcaaagccaaacatctggatctgcaagacaagacataaaatgcaacttttccattgttgcagctaagtgagcatgCCCAGCTGCTCCACTCAACTTCAAACAATATAATGCACAAACAATTGCATAACAACCTTCCACAGACTTTCCAAACTCTGGACCAGATCTTGTATACACCTTTTCGCAAACTGGAGCACTCAaataagcattctgcgcatcagtaccaagtatatccaatgaattcaaagatgcgatgagtaGAGCAGTGCGAACACTATTGtgcgaaacaacactggcatatgtaattGAACTCAAtggatctgtaacatgtgttgatccaactcctggtaaggacaacgtctcaccagaagttcaatcgcctactgctaaacgccaagtcgcttccgtcccacacacaacgaatcacagccccacagtccctacgaatatccaagagtacagtatagactcataatcttcgtagttcattgttttcctgacttcgatcttcatcgtcgttttgtgttcatcaataaCATGTCCCCTGGCGacaaatctggctttgcaagtaaaatccattttgatatcaaatatcatgtgacatgaTATTCATGTGTGACCAACCAGCTTAGGCGCATCCTGATTCAGAActttaaatgctggcataacatttgtcatttccttcttgatcgcGTCTGACCACAAAGAAGTGTTAGTTTCCCAATCAATCTTTagagcttgcttgactgattttggcatacaaataccaaacttgtgagtccttttAAGGTATCTtgtctttaccgctgaaataatacaatcacATTTCTGCAGTACCTctggtacccaccaagcaaaagcgGAATAATGAAGTAATTTGTTAGCAACAGCATAtttggcgacttcaattggatttgattctttcagatctttaagaggaagccaagttgtagatccgtctCTCCATTGCAATAATAATGACCATCCTTTAGTTTTCCGTCGCATCTGCTTCACACCATGTTTGTACATATAATACATGTTGTCAGGGGCAACTGCTGATCCTTCCATTgtgtgatcaatgatctcatctactattAGGAACCGGCAACCTTCCTCATCCAACTGCGAATATAAATGTTCTGCAATAAcattagcagcaaattcctgcacattaccATCTGGGGACTGAACCTCCATAACTCTTGTATCCAAAATAGGATTGAGATGCGATTTTCCGACCACATTACCAttgcgatcctttttacgcgcaatgaccgttccagtggtagcaatatccttgtacggtaacacaCCTTGAGCGTCAAGGTATTCATTAAAAGGTTCATGATTTTACTCGTCTGCCTGAGACATTGTCGGCTCATCCTTTATTGAATCATCTGAGTAAACGCTAAACACATTAGGCTTTTCAGAAAACACCGGGGAAAtgtgtcacggtatagtaccatgcgacatgtctcctagtgatgtccgtcctctagacgtcaacacggtgaacggcagttggagtgttcataagggagaagtgagtcgtatggaagttaactcggtcttattgcatgaaattcctagatacaatgatgtatcgtgcgttggagagaacgcgactgaacatgtcgtgttctgacagtggcaacggagtgggactgacaatacttattgcctgactaacggatgtaaatggatgcgctccatttcccgcggcatgcatgttatgaaaggtatttccggttccactataagtatatgtgagcgcgcgtcatggtataaggatactatgacggaagaaagatatttgtgtacgtttgattttgttcctcaggttttgttgtatcttggcaaatcggaggagcaacaagaattagtttatagcactaattcttcaatcattgttttataagttctttgatccgcattgctagtttacgcataggtcctcgtatccgctgcctaacccgaggggagcgtcgccaacgagtagagttttacagtccctaagtctcttaggtgtatcgccggtcgttcgtaataacgccctctcttgtttaccaggctctgttcctaacagtgcttctgtccatacggtgtacattggtgtatatcgtaacagattaacagtcttggtttctcgtcaaaccactgctgcttaTCGCGCAGAATTTGGTAAACCCACCTTGAGTTCGTCTCAAGGAAACGTCGAGCTTGGTACCAGCGTACCTCGTCCGACAACACTGCCTACATTGTTTGTGTTGCATAAAGTATCAGAGGTGTCTAAGGAGAcatttatcggcttgtgttCCGCATccttggaagctgctaccacCATCCTCCTGACCACTGGTATTGAAAACCCATTAGtacttcagggtttgtcagtAAGTCGTCTcggcctccctacttcctcggaataaCCGGCACTGGAAATCGTCTAGGTTTTCTTCTGGATTTGCCAGTGGGTTGTTTCGTGATTACGGGTTCTCTTGCCAAGTGAGGTATTCgataccaataggcttgGAAGACCAATCCTGATTCCGGTTCGGACGGGTATACTCACCGGTTAATAAGAGTACGGGGGGGGACTAATCAACCCTTCGATAGTTACTGGCACGGAGCGATATCACGCACAGCAGTAACACTGCCACCGAGGTGGTAGAAGGGAGTGAACCAGTGCTGGCAACGtccactggtgtagggtcaaataaagaagtccgcttagttacagcgaaggacctgaAATATAGTGGAAGACCTAACCCCGGAACGCTACCGACCCGGCTACCCAGCCCAACTCAAGATCTGACCcggctatccagcccaaCCCCAGACCTGGTTGGTTACCCATTTCAATATGGTTACCGCTACGCGGACAACGTCCGATGCAAGCGCTTTCGCTCATTTACTCGACACGGTCCTTGCCCTACCGGCAACATCTCCTATCCGTTCTAGTCTTGTACTACATGAGTTAGATGATCTATACGGACTCCTTAGTATTTTTGAGCGCCAAATCGAAACTCTAGAATATCTCCCTGTACCATCCGAAGGTGACGCAACCCCTGTCCCAATCAAGTTACGTATGGGTCATCAACAACTCTTACGTTACTTGCTACTATGGATACGTCAACTCGAGACCAACAAAGGAGGTCCTCTCTCGAACTACGAACTCATCTCTCTCATGAAAGAAGATTTCAGTTTATTTCGACGGTCTCCATCAATTCATTTGCCGAATGCAGTCCCAACACCCAGTTCACAATCAAGCACTCCTTCGACTGTGGTTGGAAACTCTAGTCGttctgctgttgctgatttTAAACGCGGTGTTAAACGTGATAAAACGCATTATCCGGTGCTCAAGGACGACCGATACTGGGACAACTTCTACCGTACTTTTGTCGTTACCGCCGTATCGCACAATGTTGATAATGTCCTAGATCCAGCTTACTCCCCTACAAGTACAGATGAAATATTGCTATTCAGGGAGCAGAAAAAGTTCGTCTATTCCGCTCTAGAACACTGCTTGCAAACGGATATGGGTAAAAACATTGTTCGCGAGCATGCCTTTGATTTCGATGCACAAACtgttttcgcaaaagtggTAAAACACTACACTGAATCCACAGCTGCAAAGATCAGTTCTGGTACCACACTGTCATACCTGACCTCTGCGAAGTACGGCAGCTCCTGGACTGGAACCGCCGAAGGATTTAttttgcattggaaaaatcatCTTCGCATTTACAACGACACGGTCCCAGTTACAGAGAAGTTGCCACCACAACTTTGCCTCAGCCTGCTCGAGTCCTCTGTACGCGACGTTTCAGAGCTTCGGCAAGTCAACACTACCGCGAATCTAGATTTAGCTAAAGGGGGGTCTCCCATTAACTATGAAAATTACCTAAGTCTACTCCTTGCTGCCGCGACCTTGTAcgataaaggaaacaatttttCTAATTCTCGTAGCCCAAAATTCAAGCGCAGCGCCTTTGTTACTGAGACTACCTTTCCCGATGATGAATATGGCGTCGATTACGACATTGATTTGTCACCGTCCATCCTTTACGAAGCGAATGCTCACAACCGCAGAGCAGGCGACCAAAATCGAGACCGCCAGAGCAATGTCAATCGTGAGCGACCGTATATTCCTCGTGAGATGTGGGATAAACTGTCCGACGATGCAAAGGAGATTCTCCGTGGTATGTCTTCTCCTAAAGAAGGAAACGCCTCGGCCAACGGCAAGTCTTCATCTGCATTTCATGCCAACTCCCATTCTTTATCCGATACAGGACACACCTCATCAACGGACGAATTGTTGCACGAAAATGACAACGATAAATTATATGATTGCGGGAACGACACGGAACTGCTTGCACACCTTACTGATCGCTCCAGTAATATGGCAAATGGAGACATTCGCAAAGTCCTCGCTTCGGCTTCCTCCTATAAGCAGAATTCGAAGAACTCCCTGCAGTCAAATATGCTCGAATACAGTATTTCCCGACACTCCGTTGCAGAGACTACATCCTCCCTCATCGACAGAGGCGCAAACGGCGGACTTGCCGGAAGCGATGTTAAAATCCTTAACAAAACAGGCCGTTCTGCGAGCATCACGGGTATTAATGACCATACTTTGCCTgatttggacattgtcaccgcCGCTGGCCTCGTTGAATCACAACATGGACCCATCATTGTCATACTGCATCAGTATGCCCAccatggaaaaggaaaaacgaTCCATTCTAGTGCTCAACTTGAGTACTACAAGAATATTGTCGAGGACCGTTCCCGTGTTTTAGGCGGTAAACAACGTATCATAACTCTAGATGATTACGTTATTCCCCTACACATCCGTCAGGGACTAGCTTATATGGACATGAGACCTCCTTCCGATGCAGAGTTTGACACGTTACCCCACGTTGTACTTACTTCCGATGTCGACTGGGACCCGTCCATtatcgacaacgaaattgacCTTGTCATAGACTGGCATGATGCCATACAGGACCTTCCCAGCGACCCGTACGTTGAACCCCGTTTCAATTCAACTGGTGAATACCGACATAGGCACGTTGCGACCTTTGACATTTTCTCGTCATCTGACTTTGTTCATCGGTCCACGGCTCTCGATAATATACTCTCGTCAAACCAACATGACATGACCCGCAATTCGCACAATTACGAAGCCTTGCGTCCTTGTCTTGGCTGGGTCTCCGCCAACACAGTCCAGAAAACCATCATGGCCACTACGCAATTTGCTCGTGAGGTCTATAATGCACCTATGCGTAAACATTTCAAGTCCCGTTTCCCGGCACTTAATGTTCACCGGCGCAACGAAGCTGTGGCTACCGATACCATTTGGTCGGACACACCTGCTGTCGATAACGGCGCTAAATTTGCGCAATTATTTGTCGGTAGACGATCGCTTGTTACCGACATTTATCCTATGAAAACAGACAAAGAGTTTGTTAATGCACTCGAAGACAATATTCGTCATCGGGGTGCCATGGATAAACTCATCAGTGACCGTGCCAAAGCCGAGatcagcaagaaagtttcTGATATTACTCGTGCTTACCACATTGATCAATGGCAAAGCGAGCCCAATCaccagcaccaaaattatgCTGAACGTCGAATTGCAACTGTtg
Coding sequences:
- a CDS encoding predicted protein translates to MTEERYLFLVSRQTTAAYRAEFGKPTLSSSQGNVELGTSVPRPTTLPTLFVLHKVSEVSKETFIGLCSASLEAATTILLTTGIENPLVLQGLSLLARSDITHSSNTATEVVEGSEPVLATSTGVGSNKEVRLVTAKDLKYSGRPNPGTLPTRLPSPTQDLTRLSSPTPDLVGYPFQYGYRYADNVRCKRFRSFTRHDDLYGLLSIFERQIETLEYLPVPSEGDATPVPIKLRMGHQQLLRYLLLWIRQLETNKGGPLSNYELISLMKEDFSLFRRSPSIHLPNAVPTPSSQSSTPSTVVGNSSRSAVADFKRGVKRDKTHYPVLKDDRYWDNFYRTFVVTAVSHNVDNVLDPAYSPTSTDEILLFREQKKFVYSALEHCLQTDMGKNIVREHAFDFDAQTVFAKVVKHYTESTAAKISSGTTLSYLTSAKYGSSWTGTAEGFILHWKNHLRIYNDTVPVTEKLPPQLCLSLLESSVRDVSELRQVNTTANLDLAKGGSPINYENYLSLLLAAATLYDKGNNFSNSRSPKFKRSAFVTETTFPDDEYGVDYDIDLSPSILYEANAHNRRAGDQNRDRQSNVNRERPYIPREMWDKLSDDAKEILRGMSSPKEGNASANGKSSSAFHANSHSLSDTGHTSSTDELLHENDNDKLYDCGNDTELLAHLTDRSSNMANGDIRKVLASASSYKQNSKNSLQSNMLEYSISRHSVAETTSSLIDRGANGGLAGSDVKILNKTGRSASITGINDHTLPDLDIVTAAGLVESQHGPIIVILHQYAHHGKGKTIHSSAQLEYYKNIVEDRSRVLGGKQRIITLDDYVIPLHIRQGLAYMDMRPPSDAEFDTLPHVVLTSDVDWDPSIIDNEIDLVIDWHDAIQDLPSDPYVEPRFNSTGEYRHRHVATFDIFSSSDFVHRSTALDNILSSNQHDMTRNSHNYEALRPCLGWVSANTVQKTIMATTQFAREVYNAPMRKHFKSRFPALNVHRRNEAVATDTIWSDTPAVDNGAKFAQLFVGRRSLVTDIYPMKTDKEFVNALEDNIRHRGAMDKLISDRAKAEISKKVSDITRAYHIDQWQSEPNHQHQNYAERRIATVEANANKILNKTGAPNSTWLLCVSYICYLFNHLAHESLHDRTPLEILNGSTPDISVLLQFHFWEPIYYRLEEPTFPSDGTEKKGHFVGIADSVGDALTYKVLTNDSHKILFRSSVRSALKPSETNLRLEPHEGESPPKPINFIKSRRTEDGNSYAIHTLPGQWGAFSCTYCQENS